From the genome of Bradyrhizobium elkanii USDA 76, one region includes:
- a CDS encoding amidohydrolase family protein, with amino-acid sequence MQHAATAVAQQKRVIVDSQVHLWPASTPERPWLPGAKPQLPEPFTIERIIPLMDEAGVDRVVIVPPVSLEGERIDYAQEAVKRYPGRFAIMARVALDKPDRAARLATWRDQPGVLGVRLNFGPGEAVWLTDGTADWFWPAAEKAGLPVMFLTSGQTSLFAQIAERHPQLTLIIDHMGVGAGLRPRPGSSENNAVPEAIVQAAALAKYANVSVKLTSVPLISTEPYPFRDVTPHIHRLFDAYGPERCHWGTDVTNSFARATYRQRVTQFTEELPFLTESDKDWIMGRAILARLRWT; translated from the coding sequence ATGCAGCATGCCGCGACAGCAGTCGCGCAGCAAAAACGAGTGATCGTCGATTCGCAGGTTCACCTGTGGCCGGCGAGCACCCCGGAAAGACCCTGGCTCCCCGGTGCCAAACCGCAGCTTCCGGAGCCCTTCACCATCGAGCGAATAATTCCCCTGATGGACGAGGCTGGCGTCGATCGCGTCGTCATCGTTCCGCCAGTGTCGCTCGAAGGCGAGCGCATCGACTATGCCCAAGAGGCGGTCAAACGATACCCGGGCCGCTTCGCCATCATGGCGCGTGTCGCTCTCGACAAGCCCGACCGCGCGGCACGGCTTGCGACCTGGCGCGACCAGCCCGGCGTGCTGGGCGTGAGGTTGAACTTCGGCCCCGGCGAAGCGGTGTGGCTGACCGACGGAACCGCGGACTGGTTCTGGCCGGCGGCGGAGAAGGCCGGCCTGCCTGTGATGTTTCTCACGTCGGGCCAGACATCGCTGTTCGCCCAGATCGCCGAACGACACCCGCAACTTACGCTCATCATCGACCACATGGGGGTCGGCGCGGGCCTGCGCCCGCGTCCTGGCTCATCGGAAAACAACGCGGTGCCGGAAGCTATCGTCCAGGCGGCGGCGCTCGCAAAATATGCGAATGTGTCGGTGAAGTTGACGTCGGTACCGCTGATTTCGACCGAGCCATATCCATTCCGTGACGTGACCCCGCATATCCACCGCCTGTTCGACGCCTACGGCCCGGAGCGCTGCCACTGGGGAACCGATGTCACCAATTCATTCGCCCGGGCCACCTACCGGCAGCGTGTGACGCAATTCACTGAGGAGCTTCCGTTCCTTACCGAAAGTGACAAGGACTGGATCATGGGT
- a CDS encoding lipocalin-like domain-containing protein — MMTIDALGQKQSLKDQLVGTWTLLSWEQKKGDGAKVQHYGAAPKGVAFFDAGGRYIITVMRSDRAKYASNTLRQGTPEEYKETADGTITYFGTYSANEADSSIAIHVEGSSFPNWNGTEQKRFVAIAGDQLTLTVHPPAGDIVEVIWKRAK, encoded by the coding sequence ATGATGACAATCGACGCGCTTGGTCAGAAGCAATCGCTAAAGGATCAACTGGTTGGTACGTGGACGCTGCTCTCATGGGAGCAAAAGAAAGGTGACGGCGCCAAGGTCCAGCATTATGGGGCCGCTCCGAAGGGCGTCGCGTTCTTTGATGCGGGTGGGCGATACATCATCACAGTGATGCGCTCAGATCGAGCTAAATATGCAAGCAATACCCTGCGGCAAGGCACACCCGAGGAATACAAGGAAACCGCCGACGGCACGATAACTTACTTTGGAACGTATTCGGCAAACGAGGCAGATAGCAGCATCGCAATCCACGTGGAAGGCAGTTCTTTTCCAAACTGGAATGGCACCGAACAGAAGCGCTTTGTCGCGATTGCGGGTGACCAACTGACGCTGACCGTTCATCCCCCGGCAGGAGATATAGTTGAAGTGATTTGGAAACGAGCGAAGTGA